In Paraburkholderia flagellata, a genomic segment contains:
- a CDS encoding SDR family oxidoreductase, translated as MSESIKGKVAAITGAASGIGFACARAFVDEGAKVVLIDRAQDRLAKCCAELGPNALPLAMDLLNPADYAAMLPRILELAGGLDIFHANAGAYVGGEVANGNPDEWDRMLNLNINAAFRSVHAVLPHMIAQKTGDIIFTSSVAGVVPVVWEPIYTASKFAVQAFAHTVRRQVAKHGVRVGAVLPGPVVTALLDDWPKAKMDEALAQGSLMQPKEVADSVVFMLTRPRNVTIRDLVILPNSVDL; from the coding sequence ATGTCTGAATCGATCAAGGGAAAGGTCGCCGCCATTACGGGCGCGGCGTCCGGCATCGGCTTCGCGTGCGCGCGCGCGTTCGTGGACGAAGGCGCGAAAGTCGTGCTGATCGACCGAGCGCAGGACCGGCTCGCCAAATGTTGCGCGGAGCTGGGGCCCAATGCGCTGCCGCTCGCCATGGATCTGCTCAACCCTGCGGACTATGCGGCCATGCTGCCCAGGATTCTTGAACTCGCGGGCGGGCTCGACATCTTTCACGCCAATGCGGGCGCCTATGTCGGCGGTGAGGTGGCGAACGGCAATCCCGACGAGTGGGACCGCATGCTCAACCTGAACATCAACGCCGCGTTTCGCTCAGTGCATGCGGTGCTGCCGCACATGATCGCGCAGAAGACGGGCGATATCATTTTCACGAGTTCGGTGGCGGGCGTCGTGCCGGTGGTGTGGGAGCCCATTTACACGGCGTCGAAGTTCGCGGTGCAGGCCTTCGCGCACACCGTGCGCCGCCAGGTCGCGAAGCACGGCGTGCGCGTGGGCGCGGTGCTGCCGGGCCCCGTGGTCACGGCGTTGCTGGACGACTGGCCCAAGGCGAAGATGGACGAAGCGCTCGCCCAGGGCAGTCTGATGCAGCCGAAGGAAGTCGCCGATTCCGTGGTATTCATGCTCACGCGGCCGCGCAACGTCACCATTCGCGACCTCGTGATCCTGCCTAACAGTGTCGATCTGTAA
- a CDS encoding FGGY-family carbohydrate kinase codes for MTSINQAGGPRHTVGVDVGTGSARAGIFDSAGRMVASAKHDITVFHESGAIVEQSSTQIWNAVCHAVKDALAQAAISPERIAGIGFDATCSLVVLGEGGQPLPVGPSEMAERDIIVWMDHRAVAQAERINATGHDVLRFVGGKISPEMETPKLLWLLENRPKVFAAAWQFFDLTDFLTWRATGDLSRSTCTVTCKWTYLAHEQRWDENYFRTVGLGVLADEGFARIGQKIVEPGTALGSGLTPQAAAQLGLRAGTPVATGVIDAHAGGIGTVGAQGQPEACLAYVFGTSSCTMTTTRDPVFVPGVWGPYYSAMVPEAWLNEGGQSVAGAAIERLITLHPLAREAASRAASENQSLPTMLAGLAAQASDGLSGAVRLAHDQGLHVVPEFLGNRAPFADPHARAVIAGLGMETDMESLIALYVAGICSIGYGLRQIIEVQAQAGAPIEQVVISGGAGRLDLVRQLLADATGKPVLATHADEPVLLGAAMLGAVAGGLYENAREAMAAMSQISKVYAPATGEIAALHEARYRAFTQLQDVARAIR; via the coding sequence ATGACCTCAATTAACCAGGCTGGCGGCCCGCGCCATACCGTCGGCGTCGATGTGGGCACGGGCAGCGCCCGCGCCGGTATTTTCGATTCCGCTGGACGCATGGTGGCGTCGGCAAAACACGACATCACCGTGTTTCATGAGAGCGGCGCGATCGTCGAGCAATCGAGCACGCAGATATGGAATGCCGTGTGCCATGCCGTCAAGGACGCGCTGGCACAGGCGGCGATTTCGCCGGAGCGAATCGCAGGAATCGGTTTCGACGCCACCTGTTCGCTCGTCGTGCTGGGCGAGGGCGGCCAGCCGCTGCCCGTTGGGCCGTCTGAAATGGCAGAGCGCGACATCATCGTGTGGATGGACCATCGCGCCGTGGCGCAGGCCGAGCGCATCAACGCCACGGGCCACGATGTGCTGCGTTTCGTGGGCGGCAAGATCTCGCCCGAGATGGAAACGCCCAAGCTGCTTTGGCTGCTGGAAAACAGGCCCAAGGTGTTCGCCGCCGCCTGGCAGTTCTTCGACCTGACCGACTTTCTCACGTGGCGCGCCACGGGCGACCTGTCGCGTTCCACCTGCACCGTGACCTGCAAGTGGACCTATCTCGCGCACGAGCAGCGCTGGGACGAGAATTACTTTCGCACCGTGGGTCTTGGCGTGCTCGCCGACGAAGGTTTCGCGCGCATCGGTCAGAAGATAGTCGAGCCTGGCACGGCGCTCGGCAGCGGGCTCACGCCGCAGGCCGCCGCGCAGCTCGGCCTGCGCGCGGGCACGCCGGTGGCGACGGGCGTGATCGACGCGCACGCGGGCGGCATCGGCACGGTGGGCGCGCAAGGGCAGCCCGAGGCGTGTCTCGCGTATGTGTTCGGCACCTCGTCATGCACGATGACGACCACGCGCGACCCTGTGTTCGTGCCGGGCGTGTGGGGCCCGTACTACTCGGCGATGGTGCCCGAGGCGTGGCTCAACGAGGGCGGGCAATCGGTGGCGGGCGCGGCGATCGAGCGGCTCATCACGCTGCATCCGCTCGCGAGAGAAGCCGCGAGCCGCGCGGCGAGCGAAAATCAGTCGCTGCCGACGATGCTCGCCGGGCTGGCGGCGCAGGCTTCGGACGGCCTCTCTGGCGCGGTGCGCCTCGCGCACGATCAGGGGCTGCACGTCGTGCCGGAATTCCTCGGCAACCGCGCGCCGTTCGCCGATCCGCACGCGCGGGCGGTCATCGCGGGACTCGGCATGGAGACGGACATGGAGAGCCTCATCGCGCTCTATGTCGCCGGTATTTGCAGCATCGGCTATGGGTTGCGGCAGATCATCGAGGTGCAGGCCCAGGCGGGCGCGCCGATCGAGCAGGTCGTGATCAGCGGCGGTGCTGGCCGGCTCGACCTCGTGCGCCAATTGCTTGCGGACGCAACGGGTAAGCCCGTACTCGCCACTCATGCAGACGAGCCCGTCTTGTTGGGCGCGGCCATGCTGGGCGCCGTGGCGGGCGGCTTATATGAGAACGCCCGCGAGGCGATGGCCGCGATGTCGCAGATCAGCAAGGTCTACGCACCGGCCACGGGCGAGATCGCGGCGCTGCACGAGGCGCGTTACCGCGCCTTCACGCAGTTGCAGGACGTGGCGCGCGCGATCAGGTAG